One stretch of Methermicoccus shengliensis DSM 18856 DNA includes these proteins:
- a CDS encoding TIGR00288 family NYN domain-containing protein: protein MLSIREYLGTKKGRRRKIALLVDGPNMLRKEFQTNLKEIREVLKEHGDIKIRKVFLNQYASEKLVEAVVNQGFDAVICPGDVDVYLAVEGMEVVHNPHIDTLALVTRDADFMPLLAKANEWGQETIVFGAEPGFSSALRNTADYVIVLHDGVMNCEMDTIEEVEEERPVSRPRLMVERMRLDGEY, encoded by the coding sequence GTGCTCTCCATCAGGGAGTATCTGGGGACAAAAAAGGGAAGGAGAAGAAAGATAGCGCTCCTCGTTGATGGCCCCAACATGCTCAGAAAGGAGTTTCAGACAAACCTCAAGGAGATACGGGAAGTGCTCAAGGAGCACGGAGACATAAAGATTCGAAAGGTGTTCCTCAACCAGTATGCCTCGGAAAAGCTCGTGGAGGCAGTGGTAAATCAGGGATTCGACGCAGTGATTTGCCCTGGTGATGTAGACGTGTACCTCGCAGTGGAGGGCATGGAAGTCGTGCACAACCCCCACATCGACACACTCGCCCTCGTCACGAGGGATGCCGACTTCATGCCCCTGCTCGCAAAGGCAAACGAATGGGGGCAGGAGACCATCGTGTTTGGAGCCGAGCCCGGGTTTTCGAGTGCCCTTCGCAACACCGCTGACTACGTGATTGTGCTGCACGATGGGGTCATGAACTGTGAGATGGACACCATCGAAGAGGTGGAGGAGGAGCGACCAGTGAGCAGACCACGGCTCATGGTGGAGAGGATGAGGCTCGATGGGGAGTATTAG
- a CDS encoding ABC transporter permease → MDVVQELRMAVQAIASSKLRSGLTMLGIMIGIAAVIANASIGAGFAAYFNEQIGLIGSNFIFVSSQEPNLFGDREVDVVKGIPGVVGATPLKTRVASVTYAHQTKRIEVYGVKGDYAQVANFKVLEGNFLKDTDSNAAFLGYEVANEVFSRKLSTRNPIEITLTRRDGQKATQRFVVKGIADKLPAELGGMNPNRIVFIPIETMNSMLNEDDYDIIFASASSLEGLEDVSDEVDRRVGRSVGLSSREIEDEDVKPYSIFTQLDILEIFNQISGTIGGLLTAVALISLLVGSIGIMNIMLVSVTERTREIGVMKAVGATRFDVVVTFLTESAMLALVGGVFGVVLGQAGSYFAQSILHIPHVFVYEWYAIGLGVSLLVGMMAGVYPAIKAARMSPVEALRYE, encoded by the coding sequence GTGGATGTAGTGCAAGAGCTCAGGATGGCTGTGCAGGCGATTGCAAGCAGCAAGCTGAGAAGCGGGCTTACCATGCTCGGCATCATGATTGGAATTGCTGCAGTGATTGCCAACGCCTCGATAGGGGCTGGGTTTGCCGCATACTTCAACGAACAGATTGGCCTGATTGGCTCAAACTTCATATTCGTCTCATCGCAGGAGCCCAACCTGTTTGGAGATAGAGAGGTGGATGTGGTAAAGGGAATCCCGGGCGTGGTGGGCGCGACCCCACTCAAGACGAGGGTGGCAAGCGTGACCTATGCCCACCAAACCAAGAGGATAGAGGTGTATGGTGTCAAGGGCGACTATGCACAGGTGGCAAACTTCAAGGTGCTGGAGGGAAACTTTCTCAAGGACACAGACAGCAATGCCGCTTTTCTGGGATATGAAGTGGCAAATGAGGTGTTCTCGAGGAAGCTCTCCACCAGAAACCCCATAGAGATAACCCTAACGAGAAGGGATGGACAAAAGGCTACGCAGCGCTTTGTGGTAAAGGGAATAGCAGACAAGCTGCCAGCAGAGCTTGGAGGAATGAATCCGAATAGGATTGTGTTCATTCCCATCGAGACCATGAACTCCATGCTGAACGAGGATGACTACGACATCATCTTCGCATCTGCAAGCTCGCTTGAAGGACTGGAGGACGTGAGCGACGAGGTGGACAGAAGGGTCGGACGCTCGGTGGGGCTGTCCTCAAGAGAGATAGAGGACGAGGATGTAAAGCCCTACTCCATCTTCACCCAGCTCGACATCCTCGAGATATTCAACCAGATATCCGGAACCATAGGTGGTCTGCTCACGGCCGTGGCCCTGATTTCGCTGCTCGTGGGCTCGATAGGCATAATGAACATCATGCTCGTGTCCGTCACAGAGCGCACGCGAGAGATTGGAGTCATGAAGGCGGTGGGTGCCACGAGGTTCGATGTGGTGGTCACATTTCTCACCGAGTCGGCGATGCTGGCACTGGTCGGTGGTGTGTTCGGTGTGGTGCTGGGGCAGGCGGGCTCCTATTTCGCACAGAGTATTCTTCACATCCCTCACGTGTTCGTGTACGAGTGGTATGCAATCGGTCTGGGCGTGTCGCTGCTCGTGGGGATGATGGCCGGAGTATATCCAGCCATAAAGGCAGCGAGGATGAGCCCCGTGGAGGCACTGCGATATGAGTGA